The stretch of DNA GGAGAAAATCGTCCCGCCCGAGAAATTCGGGATGAAGTTGATGAGTATGGCATTCCTCACCGGCCAAGACGACCCCGTCATCTGGCGCGGCCCAATGGTCCACAAGCTCCTCACCCAACTCTGGGAAGACGTCGAATGGGGCCACCTCGACTACATGATTATCGACCTCCCACCCGGGACTGGCGACACCCAACTCACTCTCCTCCAAACCGTCCCCGTCACCGGTGCAGTCATCGTCACGACCCCACAGGAAGTCGCCCTCGACGACGCCCGGAAAGCCCTCCGCATGTTCGGCAAGCACCAAACGCCCGTCCTCGGCATCGTCGAGAACATGAGCTCTTTCCGTTGTCCAGACTGTGGCAGCGACCACTCCATCTTCGGTGAAGGCGGCGGCGAGCGCTTCGCAGAGGAAGTCGAGATGCCGTTCCTCGGAAAAATTCCCCTCGACCCGCGCGTCCGCACGGGCGGTGACGAAGGCAAACCCGTCGTGATGGACGAAGACTCAGCGACCGGCGACGCGTTCAGGCAATTCACGGAGAATACTGCCACGAACGTCGGGATTCTACTCCGCCGACGGATGCAATAACCATGGTCGAGAAGGACACCGAGCGAATGGACACACTCCGCGAAATCGCAGACGACGTGCGCGACGGGTCGGACGAGGCCGATAAGATTTCGGCGCTGCTGTACCGCATCAGCGACCTCTACGACCCCGACGAGGAGACCACACCACAGGACATCTACCTCAACATGAAGTTCATCCTGCAAGTGGTCGAACGCGGCACGTTAGAGCGTTAGAACAGTTCTTCGAGAGTTCTTTTGGCAAATAATCCATATTTTGTGACTAATAGTGGAATCACTGCTACAACCAGAATAATAAATGCAGACACTCCGATATATTCGAGGGCGATTCCAACCGGTAGGAATGAATCGAATATACCGACCCCCAATAATGAAAAAGCGATAGCAGAAGTATAAACAGCTGCTCGGACATTGAAAGTCAATGTTCTTGGATTTGTTTTCTCAAGTAGCCGACCCATATTTGGGTAGAAATTCACTACTGACAATTTACGAGAGGTGTCATATGCGAAAAGGACATAAAATGACGAGAGTAGCCATACAAAAGCCCCACACCAAGTATAATAACTTGTAATTAGTCGATACTGAAGTTCCGGTGAAGATTGGAAAAGAAAGCCTATTACAGATATATAAATTCCAATAATTACAAGATTATATCTGAGTATTTTTAATCCGTCATTTGCAATTCTATCATAGCAAATTTGGAGTTTGTCGATATCATTATCATTTATCTCGCCGGCCATACTAGTAATATATTGTTATTAATTCTTAACAATTGATATTTTTGATGGCAGCTTGAAAGACAAGGCCTCGATAATGACATTAGTTTCCGCTCATTTTTACCCACCCGTCTCTACCGGAGAGGTATGTCTCTCTACCGCGGAATTCTCCTCCGGGCGTGCCTCGCGGGCGTCATCGCGTTCGCGTTGGCGACGGCCATCGGGATGCTCACGAAAGATTTTGCGGCGAGTTTCCCGAGTGGGCTCGGCGTTGGGGTTGGTGTCGCTCTCTCGATTGCCCTGACCGGCCTCTGGTTAGCCCGCAACGGGTGATAAATCGGGTAAAACGGGCGGTTCACCGGGGCGAAACGCTATATCTGCAGACTCCCTTCGTTCAGCCATGAGCATAGAGACGCAAGCGACAGAAGAGGACGTGCGAGAGCGCATCCGGCTGTTCATGATGCGAAACTTCCCGCAGATTCAGATGCACGGCGGGAGTGCGGCGATTCAGGACTTAGACCTCGAAAACGGTGAAGTCTCCATCTCGCTCGGCGGCGCGTGCAGCGGCTGTGGCATCTCCCCGATGACGGTACAGGCGCTCAAACACCGCCTCGTCGCCGAGATTCCAGAGATCGACGTCGTCCACGCCTATACCGGTATGGACAGCACCCCGAGCATGCCGTCTTTCTCTGGCAGCGAGGACGACGAGAACCGCCCACAAGCCCCCTTCTAAACGATTTTCTACTCCCCGGCTAAACACCGGGTATGAACGATACGAGAGCGCGCGTGTTGGCTGCGCTCGCAGACGGGTCGCGCTCCGGGCCTGCACTCGCAGACGAGCTGGGGATTTCGCGGGCGGCGGTCTGGAAACACGTCGAAGCGCTCCGCGAGGCCGGATTCGAAATCGAGAGCGATGGTGAGGGATATGTCCTCGCCTCCGTGCCTGAGTACGGTGGCCCCGCCGTCGAGTTTGGTCTCGACGCCCCCTACAACATCGAGTATCACGAGTCGATTGACAGTACGAACAGCCGGGCACGTGAACTGGCCAAAGAAGGCGCAGAGAACGTCGTCGTGCTCGCAGACGAGCAAACTGGAAGCCGTGGTCGCCTGAATCGTGACTGGCAAGCGCCCGCCGGTGGCGTCTGGATGAGCCTCGTGCTCCGCCCGGAGCTCCCCACGTCTCACGCGCCATTGTTGACGCTGGCCGCTGCCGTCGCAGTCACAAAAGTCGCCCGAGAGGCAGGCGTCGAAGCCGTTATCAAGTGGCCGAATGACGTGCTTGTCTCGACCGCAGAGGGCGAGAAGAAGCTCTGTGGCATCCTCACAGAGATGGCGGGCGAGGCAGACCGCGTCTCGTGGGTCGTCGTCGGAATCGGCATCAACGCAAACCTCGACGCAGACCAGATTCCGGAGACAGCGACGAGCCTCCAGATAGAAGGAGGGGAAGTGAATCGTCGAATCGTCGTCCAACGCG from Haladaptatus sp. ZSTT2 encodes:
- a CDS encoding Mrp/NBP35 family ATP-binding protein, with protein sequence MDKADILDLLRRVDDPDLGDDIVSLNLVNEVTIDADDTVHISLALGAPYSPNETQIAARVREVLSKEGIEPELTADVDRGITADESILPNVKNIIAVASGKGGVGKSTVAVNLAAGLSQMGARVGLFDADVYGPNVPRMVGSDERPKATAEEKIVPPEKFGMKLMSMAFLTGQDDPVIWRGPMVHKLLTQLWEDVEWGHLDYMIIDLPPGTGDTQLTLLQTVPVTGAVIVTTPQEVALDDARKALRMFGKHQTPVLGIVENMSSFRCPDCGSDHSIFGEGGGERFAEEVEMPFLGKIPLDPRVRTGGDEGKPVVMDEDSATGDAFRQFTENTATNVGILLRRRMQ
- a CDS encoding NifU family protein, whose amino-acid sequence is MSIETQATEEDVRERIRLFMMRNFPQIQMHGGSAAIQDLDLENGEVSISLGGACSGCGISPMTVQALKHRLVAEIPEIDVVHAYTGMDSTPSMPSFSGSEDDENRPQAPF
- a CDS encoding biotin--[acetyl-CoA-carboxylase] ligase; translated protein: MNDTRARVLAALADGSRSGPALADELGISRAAVWKHVEALREAGFEIESDGEGYVLASVPEYGGPAVEFGLDAPYNIEYHESIDSTNSRARELAKEGAENVVVLADEQTGSRGRLNRDWQAPAGGVWMSLVLRPELPTSHAPLLTLAAAVAVTKVAREAGVEAVIKWPNDVLVSTAEGEKKLCGILTEMAGEADRVSWVVVGIGINANLDADQIPETATSLQIEGGEVNRRIVVQRVLEEFTELAADTEAILPAWREYALTLGQYVRVETPNGDVLGEAVDVEFPGTLVLKTDDGTVRISAGECEHLRPVQSR